From Juglans regia cultivar Chandler chromosome 9, Walnut 2.0, whole genome shotgun sequence:
TTGTATGACTAAATGCCTAAACAGACggcattctgaaatctgaagCAATCAGACTAATAAAATCGAAACAAAATGAATCGTATATGCAAGTATAAAACCTATAAATTACTGATTAGTCGTATCAAACTAAAGGTAgaatgaatgatgagtagattTCTTTAAGCATATGCAGACTTATAGTATACAGATATAGGGCTTATCTGAGCTGCTCACCTCAGCAGGATCACCTAATGTGAGTGAAAAGGAAATTGTGCTGGATCAATCCCTTGAGCTCAGCCCATCCTGAGTCACTCTAGAAAGTATAATTCTTCAACATGCTTGACTATCATACAGCACCAGCACCCATATTTCTGTTTGGCATTCTCCTTAAATACAGGCAAAATCTCTGTTAAAGATGCATACAGTAGCATGATTTACATCTCTGTAGTCATGCTCCCCCACCTTAATCGTGTGAAAAGTCTTTGAGCTTCACAGAATATAGCATAAGCATGCGAAACATAATTGAGCTTTACAGACTATATTCAGCCCTTCCAAGATGAGTAGATAAGTTTCCCTTTCTGGGAAAAATTAGTGGATTAGAAAAATTACCAACCTATGGGAAGTTGGAGAAGTGAGGCAACACCACTTCCAATTTTTATAGGGCCTCAATGTGCATTTTATGGTCAGAACTGTTCTGCTTACAGTTACTTAATACCTTTTGATAGATATCTGGAGGAAGTCCCTTTAAAAGTTCTGCTATGGCGAGTTCATGCTTCCTCTTTAATTCATTTAGCTCATCTTGCTGCTGCTTTAGCAGATTCTCAAGTTTCCCGGAAAGTATCTTGACAGCTTCTGATTCAAAATAGTTTTCTTCAAAAGGATAGCCTCCATTGCTAGAATGCGAATCTGCATCTTCACTGTTTTTCTCACCAAATTGCACGTCAACAAGTAAATTAGGTGTGTTCTCTTCGCTATTACCATCATCATCAGAAACAAACTCATTCTCAGGTTGTTCAAGTATAACACCAAAATAAGGATTATCCTGGTCTTCATCATGACCAGGAGATTTTTCATTATCTCCAGTCAAGCTAGCCCAACCAGCAACTGAATCAACCTGAGAAGGCAAGTTTAAAGGGCTAGACTGTACCGGTGAGGTTCCACCAGGTGCCTTGGGCGAATCAGACCAATACTTATGACCCGAAGGCAATCTTTCCAGTGCAAAACCACTAGAAGGGGTAGTAGGCTCATTCATGAGAGGAGAAGCATCATCCTTGGCTTCAGAGGTACAGCTATCAGGACTTGCACCTTCTCCATCATAACTATCTCCAAAGAGTGCTCTTGCTGTCCAATCTGGAATGTGTGACCGGATTTCTGAGTCAATCATTTCAGCGATTGCTGAAACATCTTGATCCGTTAGGTCCAACTCCTCGACCATTTCACTAGCAACAGAAATTGCAGTGTCTGCCTCAATATCAAATGGGAAGTGGATATTGCGATAAAGACCTAGTCCAATGAGGAAAATTTCCAATTTAACCCAGTAAATGTTAACGTAAATATCTGTCTtttgattaaaatatgaaaaattaaaagagaaacaaagagaagGATAGACAACCTGAGGAGTCTGCTATTCGTAGTTTCAGAAATATCGTGTTACCATCTTTCCGTTGACCTTGAACTGTGAAATCTCTACTTGTCTCAACAGATGGATCCTTAGCACTTTTACCAATATCGAGGAGATCATGACTGCCTTCTGTCTTCATCATGTCAAATGTGAGGACACAAGCATAAGGGTTCTGATCTCTGTACAAACTACTGAAACTTACCTGAATGATGGGTTTTGGGACGCAGAGAACAACCTAAACTTCCATGATCCTCATCTGATTGCAGAAAAGGATCCATTAAAAGTTCCTCAGCAGACAAGCGTTCAGATACTTTTGCAATACATTTTTCTATAAATGCTTTAACTGCAGGGTCTTTGACTTTTGCCAATGATGCCGGCTTTATTCCctacaaaggaaaagaaattatatgaaaatctagacacCAAAGGTGAAGTTAACGGCTTTTCTTGCAAAGGAGTTCGACAACCAGGAACCAGGATTTAGAATTAAAGGTAAAGCTTAGAGGTTTTCTTGCTATTAAGACCTTTTACAAGTCTTCGATTACAAAATTTCACAAGCATTTTCgggcaaaagaaaaaagaatccaAATTTCAGAATGCActgagaatattttatatgaCAACCCTGATGGCAACCTTTTCTTGTATATTTGAAAGAAATTACAAGgggaaaataattgaaatgagCCAAAGATTGTTAAGGCTGTACCGATGTCACTTTCTTATATATTTGAGCCGCATTAGCACATTCAACATATGGGTACTCAAAGGTCACTAATTCAATCAAGCACATGCCAAAGGCATAAATGTCTACAAGCTCATTGTATCCCTCCTCATAAAGCTCCGGTGCCATGAACTCTGGGGTACCTGAAGTCACAATAACAATAACATTGGCCCCAGCAACAAAGTTCACATTATAAATCTAATCCCAAGAGGGAAAGATTAAAGATAATACTAGCCTCACCAATGACACTATGAGCTGAACGAGCCTGGCGAAGAATTGCAGCCAGGCCTAAGTCACCAATTTTCACCTCACCTTGATTCCCATTGACAAATATGTTATCACACTTCAAATCTCGATGAATAACAGGTGGGTCATGACTATGAAGATAAAGAAGGCCCTCTAGGATCTGCCGGGACCATTTCTTCAATGCTCTTAAATCAACATGTTTATGTTTCTTCCTGTATCTACATAAAATCCATTGACAAAACCTTTcacaaaagcaaaataaaaatgaaaccagATGGTAATTACCGAGCAAATATAGAAACTTACTGCCGTAATGTTCCAGAGGTGAAAATCTCTGTAATGAAGTTAATACTCTCATTTTTTGTGTCGATCCAGGAATTGTAAAACTTAATTATGTTCTTGTGCTTTAAAGTCTTGAGTAAATGAACTTCCGAATATAGTCGCTCCAAGTCTTCGGAGTTTTGTAATAGGTCTGCCACCTTAACCTGATTCCAAGCTACCTCAATTCCCTCCAACTCATCAAATGCTCGATATCTGAAGTTCCCTCAGTTTGATCAAGGACAAACAGATATTGCACCTATCGTTCCAGTCTCAAAAGCATATTATTTACAGTGCAcctaattgcatttttttttctttaatagttGAAATTCTGATTAACATAGCAGATGCAACAAAAGGATACACTTTCTTGAAAGCACCTTTTCCTAACACCTCTTTATACTGCAAAGCCAccattaaatttaaacaaaacaaaacccatcAATAAACATAGCAATATATATCAACCCAAGCTTCATTTGTGATCAAACAATCACCACAGAAAAAAAGAAGCAGCATTGACTAATTTTCCTAACCCAGAAAAAGAGGAACGAAGCAGCTATAatcagaatttgaaaaagttgcatAACAACCAAATTATAAGCAAAACTGAAAATTTTGGATAGAAAGTAGATAATTTTGACGTTAAACTGACCCGACCGTATCGACCAGTGGGATCAACCTCAATGAACTCGGTGTCGGAATTGTCCAGGTCTAGTTCGGACGACAAGTCCTGTGGCATTTCTCGTTTCCAATCGAAGCACAAAAGAAACCGAGTTCCCTGCAATATCTCAGTCACTCAGatcaaattaaaacaaaaaaacaaaaacaaaaaacgaaaaaagaaacctcaaaacaaaattccaaACCAGCGTAAGGGAAACGGAATGGGAGATCCGAATAATACCCAGAAACCAACAAAGGCTCGCCAAGGGTCCTGAAAATAAAACCGAAGAAGAAGAGGctcgagagagagaaaaatttggtTAAAGCGAATCGGCTTTAATGGCTGGCCGAATCAGCCATCTCCATGTGAgcatatctcactattattacCGTCTTTGTTTGGTTCTTTGATTAATGTTTACGTTGGAGTGCTGCTTTTTCTGCGACATATCACACACGTATAGAACCCATCCCATTTTGTCGGTGCCctgtttttaaaaaacttatttccaaaatctctttttatgtgaagattataaaaataaaaataaaaaattactacaAATCAATAACTGCTGacatctcatatttataatttttttatttttataagatatgaagtatgagataataaatagtgactgattataaaaatttttaaaaaaataattcttaactaaaaaaataattcttagctaaaaaaataattattatgatttttaaggATTTTGTAACAACATTATTTCTAAAGGTacatgaattaaattttggagGAATTAAGGAACTCATCCAATCTCCTAAAATTAGATTTCTAGTTAAGTTTTGGTAAAAATTATTGTAACAGTCACCCACAtaagcctcacccaaatctatTTAaggtgttttttattttatttaaatagttGGTTTGACAGCTcaattaaatgaattttatcttctttttgttttttaatgttcTATTTGTAATGCATGTAATTTTTAAagtgaaattaatttttgataCGAATTTAGCACACACTcaatattaaattaatgtttgtgTGCAGGCTTTAcgcattctctttaaaaaaaataaaattgactattaaaaaaataatttttttatatcagttctaaatttaccatttttttcaaaaaaattatacaaaatttacacGTTCTAAATTCTAGGGAATGAGATTAATTGTGTTTTTGAAGAGTTCTTTGATTTGCAAATCGATGTAGAGAACACATCATTCACAAGATAATTGAATTTTAAATCTCTTGCAAATTAAATTGTAGAATAACATTTTAAGCTTTTATATATCccaatgaaaaaagaaaaagaaaaaaaaaaagcttggaTTAAAAAGATTGTTCGAAGTCTCACCTCAACATTTTAGAAAGATGTTCAACTTAACCCGACAGGAAAGATAGATAAGCAAAATGACAGAGAGAACTAAAGATTACCAAAGCAAGCCACTATCTGTATCAAACTGCTATTGCTTTTTATATGCCTTCATTTCCTTGGTTTCTTCTTTGTCTATACAACATCCTTTTTATCCTGTCTGTTGGGTGAAGACATCCAACCACCACATTCATGTGACAACTTCACCAAGAAAGGGACATAAACCAgctatttatacaaaaaaaaaaaatctaaaaaaaatctatgatcATTTTAAtcttctcaacattttttgacatgatatcaaatgattgattcgtaaatataatataataaataatttccaatcaTTAAATGTTACATCGTGAAATTGTGagatgattataaaaataatagtggGTAGCATTATTTTTCTATGAGTACTACTATTGAGCCGTCTGAAACTTAGCACTCAAATTGCCTTTAGGACGTGACATCACCCCGTATTGCTacgtggtttattaaaaaaatgatatatttaaaccaaaatggcatcctaaaatacaaaaaataaaaaataaaataaagactgAAATTTTAGATTCCCTCTACCCCTTatgtatttgtgtttttaattttttttaataaaccaggTGGTATCACATGATAGTACTACGTCAAGAAGATCATATGAGCGATAAATTTCAGATGGtcaaatatcattattcttcttttatatatatattgctgagctaacatttttaatatttgttagTATTTAATTAAAGCCTCAGCATCTGGGCTAAGgttctttaattttcaatctACTACTGATTCTATGAAGATCAGAGCATGAGAGCCAATATAtagtaaatttttaattttataagaatctaattaatataatttgctTTCATCTTTTGATTTATAGAGGAAGCGTTAATGAATCCATTTCCTACTGTATGTTGCAACATAAGTTCATTTAGGAAATGATCCGAGCATCAGGGCCATcaactatttatttttgtcgaatgttctttgataatattgttattattatagagaTATCATTTAGCCACCAAGAGATCCacgaaaataaaatcataaaccaatatgatttgatgtaaCTAGACGCAAGATCATCATAGGAGTACGTAcgtcattataagaaaaatagatttttgtgattaatttattgcAACTAAAAGATTATTCGcaactaattttaattacaaataatcatttcactAGAATTAACTAgacgtaaataaataattttcttgtatatttACTAGATAAAAGTTTAAGGTACGTAAATCCTGTGCAGATTTTTTGAACAAATATATTTGTTCATCATAAGGGGGCAACATTGagaaataagaaatgatatttgcagtaaTACAATACATAAGCGCcacacatttattttaaaaaaaataaataaatagtgggactgacatgaaaaaaaaaaattaacaatggATCCCCTTTTAATGTGtcatattttacataataagatgagagtatGATGTATATTATTACTCAACACATTCTTAAAATGggttatttggttttgaaaggttaatttctattctttattattattattattattattattattttggtttcaaaatttcaaacaaatggTTCGGGTCAATCACGATCTGGATGGATAGCGGGCTACGTTAGTACGTAGCTGACTCAACGTAACACATGACATTTCATGTGTACAAATCAATGTGtttagaaaaacacaaaaataaaatatatatatatatatatataaatcttaaaaatccAAATAATATGAAAGAAATCCATAAAATATGAAGCAATCACTAACTTTGTTCCACGTTAGCTATccattagaaataaaaaaattcaaaaatttattttaaaaaagccacattaattaattaaaaaaaatattgattcatgtgtgttgaaaaataatcttatattgtATGTGGATAAggtattgaatatgtttataaagaatgagtaattttttcttgaagaactgatttgatgagatgagttaagctcataaattttttcatagtaTCAGAGCTTGTTACAGGTTGAATGGGGCCCACATTACTTATCCCTtgacaagaataaaaaaaaatactgatctGCACGTGAGACAGAGTGTTGAAGAATAATTTCACATTATCTGTGAATAATATCTTagacatatttataagaaatgagtagtcttcttttaaaatattaattttataatatgagtTAATGCCATGAATTTCTCTAACGTGTTATCATGGATCCAAGACTTATATTTTGTAGAAATCTATCCCTCAAATCTGGTGAAATACTTGATTCTCTGCTTTTAACCATCCATGGAAGCAAAACCACCTCGGGTTTCCAAAATCAGTGTTCGTAGAAGAATATcataataatagaaataatagaaatggtcagaaatttaagtaaaataaataggaGTTTGGGCAGAGGTTGCAGTGCAGATAATTGAATACAAAAAGGGGCTGTTCTTCACTCACTCTCACACTCACTGCCAATCCATATGCCAGTTTGGAAATATTATTCTGATGCCATTAATGCTGCAAAAAAACACCTCTGGCAGCATCTGTGGCGCATTCATCTTGTGACTAAGATCTCTCATACATACTTTGTATGTTAAAAGATTTCTCATTCATTACTCagctttctttctttgattCATTCGAACTCATCTTCTTGGCTACATCTACCTGCCCAAACTGGGCATTGCCCATTaagtatttcattaaaatctatcTTTTTTCACCAACCATGCAAGACCCTACTGGAATTCCTGCTTGCTTCTCCTCTGGCAATAAGCTTTCCGATGACCGCGTAGCTGTAACCAGGTCAGGGTAGAGTGTTTTCGTGTCTGTATACCGGACAAAGATTGCCGATCAGTGCCGCTTAATCTCGATTACATGGTGCAAGAATTTGTTGCTGCATGGCTTATCTGTATCAGTGGAGGGTCCGGATGGAGAAAGCCGTTACACCTGCAAAGTTCAGCTGAAGCCCTGGTATTTTTGGAGAAAACAAGGTTCGAAGCGGTTTAGAGTGGAAGGTAAAGCTGTTGATATCTTGTGGGATCTTAAGGCTGCAAAGTTTAATCGGAAAATGCAGCCAAACTCAGGGTACAATGTTGCGGTTGTCTACGATGAAGAGGTTGTGCTTCTTCTTGGGGATCTGAAGAAAGATGCCTATAAGAAGACAGGTTGTAGGCCGGCTCTCATTGATCCCATATTGGTTTCAAAGACTGAAAGAAGGAACACGTATTTGGTAAGAAATTGTTTTTTACAAGAGTCAAATTCCATGAGAAAGGTAGCTTTCATGAAATCTCAATTGAGTGCAAGAATAGTATTGTTACTGGGAACATCGGCAATGGGAACTCTTCGAATGAGGTTGAGCCAGAGATGGAGATTAGAATTGATGGGTTTTGGGTCATTCATGTCAAACACCTTCAATGGAAATTTAGAGGTAATGAGTCTATGCATGTCAACAATATGAGAGTAGAGGTATATTGGGATGTCCATGACTGGCTCTTTAGTCCTGGTTTAAGGCATGCATTGTTTATTTTCAAGCCAATTTTGACATCTATATCtaaatcatcttcatcattaCCACCACTATCTTCAATGACATCAACACCATTGTCGTGCCAGACAGAGAGTTCTGGGTCATTAGAAGGGTTCAACGCAAGTGGGCGATCTGAGTTCTGTTTGTTACTTTATACTTGGAAGACTGAATGAGAGAATACAGCAGTAGCTTTCTTGGTTATATCCTCACCAAAACCGGAAGAATAAGGTTGGAAAAGGAAATGTGTTTTCATGGTATGGATTAGCATCGAGATGCAAGGATATAGATTGGGTTGTGAGAGGGAGGGGATTGGATTGAGAAAATGGAGTGGGGCCTAGAAAAGAGGTTGAAAGTTAACTCGCAGCTGGGTTTGAACTAGTGGGGATAATTGGACAAGACAAATTGTATCACATTCATGACTCTAATAACTCATTCCCCATCTAGAGGCATCCCCATCtcttttttatacaaatattcTCTATCCTCTTTCCTTGATCTGTTCTTGATAAGTGAGCAATGTTcctttcaaatttcatctacCAAAATGTTGCTCTATACCTAAATGTTGACAACATATTCATATCGATACTGAATGTCTGTATATGGCCACTATTGGAGAAAGGGTTCCTTTTGATGATGTAGTCACTAACAATTTTGTTACTTCTCTGATCTCTGTAACTTAgcttttgtaacgccccaaacccgggtggcttggagaattactacttgtcactcaaaaacatgtctcccaacacatccaaagaaaaattctccaaaaactttataaatgaaatcaatctaaaatcttctcaataatctcattacaaactccacacaaactttaatgcaataataataaatcaaaggggtccataacctcccagtaatagtaacataccaaactgaaaacaccataggtcctactaaacccaaacatataattaaaactcaaaggcattaaaaactaagaacatcaagagtccttattccaactacatctcctcagcttaatccatgttcaccaatctaatccaagtcctcatttggactctccacatcatctgaaaaatattatcatgatagggggtgagttatcacaactcagtaagcagaaatcatatgctagcgtgcaaacatgagcatttataaagtagagtatgcagaataaaatattttccagagttatcatgcagaacagaacatattttcaaaataacagagcgatggttttaaaacaaataaaacccatggtactttggcataacataaactgagtatcatcatcagatcaaaacagagcatcaaacagagcagagaccatgtttcacccccgtggtagggttgtgctaaccccggtggccaaaccaggcagagacagaggtgaaatctttcctttattcttctcggagccccgagtgtgcacacaggaaagaccacaataaaaccactttgtttccaaagtgggtgcactcagagacagagaagttggtaccaacccaaacagagcagagcataacagagcagagcagagcaaagtagagacagagtcagatacaaaaaccagtacaccatgccaaaggttttcagatgttatatcaaaataatacagagtaccaaaacagaaccAGACAGTTTACTCACGTTGAACACAAAaaccagaacatctttctaaataaatgcacaacttttcatattctcaatatcgctctttttccagatttcaaaaaccacatgacaaaatttagctcatgtctacacaatgcatgtcagaacatatttttctcttttccacacagatttcatgaataacaaataaacgaccgaggttggttttatttttcccaagttcccatttcaccacaaaaaatatgcaaagttttcagaaaatcaacctcagtctcaaataatttgtgtaagcctagcataggaaccccgcttacctgactcctgcagcgtattatctaaacCTTGAAATTGacctctatcaatctcgtcgcctattcataaaaaaatatataaactaagtgttaaaagaaaataacacaacctccatctaaataattaaaatccaccattccaaaccatattatagcaaaaaaatagtttactaagtcaaccaagtagtaatctggacagccctaaattcaatccaaaatatcatatactaatcttaatatttactaaaacaccCTCCAAAGTCAATGCCCAACACCAATAATCAAGAATTCTAAGACCATTCTAAAACAAAGTGTTGGCTTACTCACTTAAAAGACCAAGAATTAGGAATCACAAGTCACGGAAGTCCAAGAACTGACGAAATGCAAACTCAACTCACAGCAACAACAAACTGCAGAAATgaggataaaatcaaaataaatttgaagaagaactGCATGAGAATGTTACGGCATTGAGAAAATCCAGCAAAAGTTCAATGCCTACCCGAAACACACCAACCCGAAATAATCCCACGCACAGCAACTAGAAACTCACGGCCAAAACAGAAAACTGcagaaaaatgaagataaatcAAACCCAAAACTAAGAAGCAGAATTCGCACGGTTACAGAAGGAGAAACCGAAACTTGGATGAGAAAGAAACCCTTACCAATCGAAATGAAGGCTGGGAAAAATGATGCTCACTAATTCGTAGAGGGAGTACCGAAAAGCaaaaggagaggaagaggaagtgcAGTAATCGGTAACCCACTGAAACAGATGCAGCGCATGAGAGAAAGTCTAAGCCATGTGATTCAAAATCACGAAATCACCCAAAGCAAACAAGGAGAGATGATCGGCGAAAAATGATTTACCTGTTGGGGAGTCTGACTGCACGAGAGAAACCCAGAAAAAAACAGAAGGAAAATAAACGAAACAGAAACCGCAACAATGAGGAAATATTCGGAACCTCAAATCAATGCCAACAAatggaaatgaagaagaaaccgAGAGAAATTAAGGAAACGTGGGAGAGAAGGAGAGGTCTGGAcgtgagaaagaaaaataaaatcagaaactgaaagagagaaagagggagaaagaaacgggagggaaaacagaaaggaaaacaaaacttACCTAAACGATGCCGTTCAGACTAAACAcgaaaatggctgggccattttcacgcACGGACCGGgccactgatgaagaaactgggccttacagCTTTTTATCTCAACAACTATATAAGAACATTTACTCTATAGTCTGGAGTAAGTACTCATTTTGAGTGCAAAAGCTTGTGCtgaaaataatactattttttatcgTTTATTAACATAACCTTATTGATTTTGACACTAATTTGGATGGTGGTCGGTGAACACAAGGACAATCTGATAAACAAGAGGAACAAACAGTCGAGGATAATGATGAACACAAGCTACTAGATAATGATGAGaacaagaaaaattgaataGTGTTTGATAAACTATTGCAAATGTAGTGTTTAATAAACCAATGCAACAGAATAGCATATAAACTATACTAACGGTGGTGTTTGATAAAACTATGTGGCAGAATAGCATATGATGTATGTATATCCGAATATTTCTATCAACACACACAAGGGCTCCCCATTGATTGTATGGAAGCCaaatatgtctatatcattttttttaactttttatggtACTAGAGTCAAGAGAATAAATCTATTTGCAAGTCTGCTTATTGATACACCTCAAGCACATTGATGCAGAAAACTTCTATTTCAGCTAACATTAAAGTGTATTGgtgccttaatttttttttttttttttttataactgtaaTGAGCCTCAAAACAAGTGATGTGATCACATGCCGtgtgatatctcatatgataCAGATAATGGTAGATTGTGtataggatcccacattgtttgggaagaaaaagtttttgcaatttataaggttctaatgagatttcaattgtattattgactagtctttttagagtaCAGGCTATGTAGTTTGGATCTTCTATTAGGGAGTTACACGCCGACTTATTATTAGCGGTACAACTCGAACAACAATTTTACATTAAAGATGGCTAAAtaaattcttaattttcttcCCCCACTTCACGAAATGTCATCACCGAATCATTTTCAGTCCTTGTTAATCTTCACCATTTGAACACTATGAAACTCACCAGGGACAGTCACCTTTTGTGGAAGGTGCAGCTTGTCCCCATCTCCATGGGAGAAACTAATTGGTTACATGGATGGGACTACCCCTCCACCTGCTCAAAAGTATTGCTTCAATAGATAGTTGACACTCGGAGTGTTGTCAAGTTGCAAACCTAATTGGACAGGTGCCTTATCAAAAGGATCTGATCCGGTTGAGATCTTTTCTTGCTAATACTAAAGTGTCTAGTACATTATTGCAGTTTTTCTCTGTTCTAAGCATGTTGAATATAATTGACTATATTCTACAAATTGGCCAAAAGGCAAGAGAAATTGATGTATCTGGAAATTCTGATTTCACAAGCGTTGCAGCTACCTCAGGGCTGAAGTTCACTTAACAGAAGTTTCTacttaaaaaacacaaaattaaaaaacaaaaatcgaaGACTCGCATGGTTCCATTGCATCTCAAAGCTTGTGAAGGATCACATTCTTCCAAATATTTCCATAATTAAACCAAGGATTACATCAACATTTAGAGGCCATCTCAGTCCATACACCATATCAGCAAAGAAGTTTCATTATTACTTTGTTGTTTCAAGCCCCTCTTGTGGAGTAGAAATAGGCaagtaataataaatgatatgaTGCTTACCGGATTATCTTTTAAGGGTCAAACAcccacatcatcatcatcgacataaacaacaacaaaagctGGTGTCGAAAACAAAGTTATATAATGGCATGAGCAATGATACAATGGAAAAATGTTGGCACCACTTGAGCATTATTGTCTGATACAAAAGCAATAATAGAATAGGCATATCGATGAAGATTTTACACATGAAACATCCGTTGTGACATGGCACCCATACGATTGATGCAGCTAAATGACACCCAAGCACGCAgataattaagaaataattttggaACAAACTCATCGATTTGTTGAACTACCAACAGTCCAAGTAGTGCAGGTTATTTGTGTTCATTTTGGTCCAAAACCAAACCATTTTGCTAGGAAGAACACAGGCTTTCCATGGGAGCTGCCATCAGATGATTTTTGTGAAGGTGCTGTTGAAGGAGGTTGCACTGGTAATGACCTAGGTTTATCTGGAACAGAGAATTGGTGTCAATGACTACAGGTTTTGAAGCATGGATTAGAATTAATAAGAATATGGTCTACAGAGTTGGTAAATCTCACAGTAAAGAAGGGCTATATGGTGACTTACCTTGGTAAATTCTC
This genomic window contains:
- the LOC108984281 gene encoding probable serine/threonine-protein kinase WNK3 isoform X1: MPQDLSSELDLDNSDTEFIEVDPTGRYGRYKEVLGKGAFKKVYRAFDELEGIEVAWNQVKVADLLQNSEDLERLYSEVHLLKTLKHKNIIKFYNSWIDTKNESINFITEIFTSGTLRQYRKKHKHVDLRALKKWSRQILEGLLYLHSHDPPVIHRDLKCDNIFVNGNQGEVKIGDLGLAAILRQARSAHSVIGTPEFMAPELYEEGYNELVDIYAFGMCLIELVTFEYPYVECANAAQIYKKVTSGIKPASLAKVKDPAVKAFIEKCIAKVSERLSAEELLMDPFLQSDEDHGSLGCSLRPKTHHSEGSHDLLDIGKSAKDPSVETSRDFTVQGQRKDGNTIFLKLRIADSSGLYRNIHFPFDIEADTAISVASEMVEELDLTDQDVSAIAEMIDSEIRSHIPDWTARALFGDSYDGEGASPDSCTSEAKDDASPLMNEPTTPSSGFALERLPSGHKYWSDSPKAPGGTSPVQSSPLNLPSQVDSVAGWASLTGDNEKSPGHDEDQDNPYFGVILEQPENEFVSDDDGNSEENTPNLLVDVQFGEKNSEDADSHSSNGGYPFEENYFESEAVKILSGKLENLLKQQQDELNELKRKHELAIAELLKGLPPDIYQKVLSNCKQNSSDHKMHIEAL
- the LOC108984281 gene encoding probable serine/threonine-protein kinase WNK3 isoform X2, whose amino-acid sequence is MPQDLSSELDLDNSDTEFIEVDPTGRYGRYKEVLGKGAFKKVYRAFDELEGIEVAWNQVKVADLLQNSEDLERLYSEVHLLKTLKHKNIIKFYNSWIDTKNESINFITEIFTSGTLRQYRKKHKHVDLRALKKWSRQILEGLLYLHSHDPPVIHRDLKCDNIFVNGNQGTPEFMAPELYEEGYNELVDIYAFGMCLIELVTFEYPYVECANAAQIYKKVTSGIKPASLAKVKDPAVKAFIEKCIAKVSERLSAEELLMDPFLQSDEDHGSLGCSLRPKTHHSEGSHDLLDIGKSAKDPSVETSRDFTVQGQRKDGNTIFLKLRIADSSGLYRNIHFPFDIEADTAISVASEMVEELDLTDQDVSAIAEMIDSEIRSHIPDWTARALFGDSYDGEGASPDSCTSEAKDDASPLMNEPTTPSSGFALERLPSGHKYWSDSPKAPGGTSPVQSSPLNLPSQVDSVAGWASLTGDNEKSPGHDEDQDNPYFGVILEQPENEFVSDDDGNSEENTPNLLVDVQFGEKNSEDADSHSSNGGYPFEENYFESEAVKILSGKLENLLKQQQDELNELKRKHELAIAELLKGLPPDIYQKVLSNCKQNSSDHKMHIEAL